One segment of Stappia sp. 28M-7 DNA contains the following:
- a CDS encoding xanthine dehydrogenase family protein molybdopterin-binding subunit → MAGSVEGIGARVQRREDKRFITGKGRYTDDMTVAGMAHAVFVRSPHAHAKVVSIDADAARAMPGVIAVLSGQELVADGVGNLICGWMIHSKDGSPMKMGAWRALESEHVRHVGQAVAVVIAETRGQARDAADAVEVEYEPLPAVVDALDALKDGAPQLHEEAPGNLIYDWEIGDAAATEAAFASAAHVTRMEIRNNRLVPNPMEPRAALAQYDEADEHYTLWTTSQNPHVARLVLSAFYNIAPEHKLRVIAPDVGGGFGSKIYIYPEEMVCLWASKKTGVPVKWTCERTEAFLTDAHGRDHYSEAEMALDAQNRILGLRVKTVANLGAYMSLFSSSVPTYLYATLLSGQYAIPAIHCNVKTVYTNTVPVDAYRGAGRPEATYLLERMMETAAREVGMDPAEFRRANFIRSFPHQTPVIMCYDAGDYDASLEAALSAIDYAGFAARKAEAARRGKLRGIGLSCYIEACGIAPSQAVGSLGAGVGLWESAEVRVNPVGTIEVLTGSHSHGQGHETTFAQLVAERFGVGLDTVAIVHGDTDKVQFGMGTYGSRSGAVGMSAIVKALDKVEAKAKRIAAHLLEASEGDIALEGGTFKVAGTDKELPFFQVALAAYTAHNLPAGMEPGLKEGAFYDPTNFTFPAGTYVCEVEVDPETGKVEIVDFVAADDFGTIINPMIVEGQVHGGLTQGIGQALLENASYDADGQLLSASYMDYTMPRADDVPSYRLMTTVTACPGNPLGMKGCGEAGAIGSPPAVMNAITDAIGTNALEMPATPQAVWAALKTVRPAQAAE, encoded by the coding sequence ATGGCAGGTTCGGTTGAAGGTATCGGCGCGCGCGTGCAGCGCCGCGAGGACAAGCGCTTCATCACCGGCAAGGGCCGCTACACGGACGACATGACGGTGGCGGGCATGGCGCATGCGGTGTTCGTGCGCTCGCCCCATGCTCATGCGAAGGTGGTGTCGATCGATGCGGATGCGGCCCGGGCCATGCCGGGCGTGATCGCGGTGCTGAGCGGGCAGGAACTGGTTGCGGACGGGGTGGGCAACCTGATCTGCGGCTGGATGATCCACTCGAAGGACGGCAGCCCGATGAAGATGGGCGCCTGGCGGGCGCTGGAGAGCGAGCATGTGCGCCATGTCGGCCAGGCGGTGGCGGTGGTGATCGCCGAGACGCGGGGCCAGGCGCGCGATGCCGCCGATGCGGTGGAGGTCGAGTACGAGCCGCTGCCCGCGGTGGTGGATGCGCTGGACGCGCTGAAGGACGGCGCGCCGCAGCTGCACGAGGAAGCGCCGGGCAACCTGATCTACGACTGGGAGATCGGCGATGCGGCCGCCACCGAGGCGGCCTTCGCCTCTGCGGCGCATGTGACGCGGATGGAGATCCGCAACAACCGGCTGGTGCCGAACCCGATGGAGCCGCGCGCGGCCCTTGCCCAGTACGACGAGGCGGACGAGCACTACACGCTGTGGACGACCTCGCAGAACCCGCATGTGGCGCGTCTGGTGCTGTCGGCCTTCTACAACATCGCGCCGGAGCACAAGCTCAGGGTGATCGCGCCGGATGTGGGCGGCGGCTTCGGGTCGAAGATCTACATCTATCCGGAAGAGATGGTGTGCCTGTGGGCGTCGAAGAAGACGGGCGTCCCGGTGAAGTGGACGTGCGAGCGCACGGAGGCGTTCCTGACGGACGCGCATGGCCGCGACCACTACTCGGAAGCGGAGATGGCGCTGGACGCGCAGAACCGGATCCTTGGGCTTCGGGTGAAGACGGTGGCGAATCTCGGCGCCTACATGTCGCTGTTCTCCTCGTCGGTGCCGACCTATCTCTACGCGACGCTCTTGTCTGGCCAGTATGCGATCCCGGCGATCCACTGCAACGTGAAGACGGTCTACACCAACACGGTGCCGGTGGATGCGTATCGCGGGGCGGGGCGGCCGGAGGCGACCTACCTGCTGGAACGGATGATGGAGACGGCGGCGCGCGAGGTGGGGATGGACCCGGCCGAGTTCCGGCGGGCGAACTTCATCCGCTCGTTCCCGCACCAGACGCCGGTGATCATGTGCTACGACGCGGGCGACTACGATGCCTCGCTGGAGGCGGCGCTGTCGGCGATCGACTATGCGGGCTTTGCGGCGCGCAAGGCGGAGGCGGCGCGGCGGGGCAAGCTGCGCGGCATCGGGCTGTCCTGCTACATCGAGGCGTGCGGCATTGCGCCGAGCCAGGCGGTCGGCTCGCTGGGAGCGGGCGTCGGCTTGTGGGAATCGGCGGAGGTGCGGGTGAACCCGGTCGGCACGATCGAGGTGCTGACGGGCTCGCACAGCCATGGCCAGGGCCACGAGACGACCTTTGCGCAGCTGGTGGCGGAGCGGTTCGGCGTCGGCCTCGACACGGTCGCGATCGTGCATGGCGACACGGACAAGGTGCAGTTCGGCATGGGCACCTACGGCTCGCGCTCGGGCGCGGTCGGCATGTCGGCGATCGTCAAGGCGCTGGACAAGGTGGAGGCGAAGGCGAAGCGGATCGCAGCGCACCTGCTTGAGGCCTCGGAAGGGGACATCGCGCTGGAGGGCGGCACGTTCAAGGTGGCCGGCACGGACAAGGAGCTGCCGTTCTTCCAGGTGGCGCTTGCCGCCTATACGGCGCACAACCTGCCCGCCGGGATGGAGCCGGGCCTGAAGGAGGGGGCGTTCTACGACCCGACCAACTTCACGTTCCCGGCCGGCACCTATGTGTGCGAGGTGGAGGTGGACCCGGAGACGGGCAAGGTCGAGATTGTCGACTTCGTTGCGGCGGACGACTTCGGGACGATCATCAACCCGATGATCGTGGAAGGGCAGGTGCATGGCGGTCTGACGCAGGGCATCGGCCAGGCGCTGCTGGAGAACGCGTCCTATGACGCGGACGGTCAGCTGCTGTCGGCGTCCTACATGGACTACACGATGCCGCGCGCCGACGACGTGCCGTCCTACCGGCTGATGACGACGGTGACGGCGTGCCCGGGCAACCCGCTGGGGATGAAGGGCTGCGGCGAGGCGGGGGCGATCGGCTCGCCGCCGGCGGTGATGAACGCGATCACCGACGCGATCGGCACCAACGCGCTGGAGATGCCGGCAACGCCGCAGGCGGTGTGGGCGGCGCTGAAGACGGTCCGGCCGGCACAGGCCGCCGAATAG